One window of the Shewanella litorisediminis genome contains the following:
- a CDS encoding beta family protein yields the protein MNMKKYFYFPLVKTRDAEMRCMENIESNIFNDMLPIYELTKSRKTLKTPDGDIYKRMERIKSIQEDRPFILDLTTNDKYINSQIESLLDETSGFEAWYHFIRQHQDCNLIPMIHIHADEQFGFREVERFVQKISAGDKYPALAVRLPYDLGRGEYSEYISPIVNSLQGSTKLFVIIDCDYMRAEAERDLEGLSDMFISAANEINEFSEKIEDIVLMSTSFPSNVASTGKGDSSGEFVIYEERLYQKICESYPENRSQLPLKYGDYASINTEQIEIKGGTFVPRIDIAIEDVFFYKRYRRDAGGYIKCAKEVMLDFRFKTDSSWASNQIVKAASGKPDGISPAYWISVRMAHYMKTRVELRRNL from the coding sequence ATGAACATGAAAAAGTACTTTTATTTCCCTTTGGTTAAAACTCGAGATGCGGAAATGAGATGCATGGAGAATATTGAGTCAAATATTTTCAATGACATGTTGCCGATTTATGAGTTGACAAAGTCTCGTAAAACTCTAAAAACACCTGACGGCGATATTTATAAGCGGATGGAGAGAATAAAGAGTATTCAAGAAGATCGTCCTTTTATCTTGGATTTGACCACAAATGATAAATATATAAACTCTCAAATTGAAAGTTTGCTTGACGAAACTTCAGGGTTTGAAGCTTGGTATCATTTTATTCGACAGCATCAGGATTGCAACCTCATTCCAATGATTCATATTCATGCTGATGAACAATTTGGATTTAGAGAAGTCGAACGTTTTGTTCAAAAAATATCAGCTGGAGATAAATACCCCGCATTAGCAGTTAGACTTCCTTACGACCTGGGAAGAGGTGAGTACTCTGAGTACATATCTCCTATTGTCAATAGCTTGCAAGGTAGCACAAAGCTTTTTGTAATTATTGACTGTGACTATATGCGGGCAGAGGCAGAAAGAGATCTTGAGGGGCTCTCTGATATGTTTATTTCAGCAGCTAATGAAATAAATGAGTTCTCTGAAAAAATTGAGGATATAGTACTTATGAGTACATCATTCCCCTCGAATGTAGCATCGACTGGTAAAGGGGATTCATCAGGCGAGTTTGTTATTTACGAAGAAAGATTATATCAAAAAATATGTGAGTCCTATCCAGAGAATCGGAGCCAGTTACCATTAAAGTATGGTGACTACGCATCTATTAATACAGAGCAAATTGAAATTAAAGGTGGAACATTCGTTCCAAGGATTGATATAGCTATCGAAGATGTTTTCTTTTATAAGCGCTACAGACGTGACGCAGGTGGTTATATTAAGTGCGCTAAAGAAGTTATGCTAGACTTTCGTTTTAAAACAGATTCTTCATGGGCGTCTAACCAGATAGTTAAAGCTGCAAGTGGTAAGCCTGATGGTATTAGCCCAGCATACTGGATTTCCGTTAGGATGGCACATTACATGAAAACAAGAGTAGAGTTAAGAAGGAATCTTTAA
- a CDS encoding ImmA/IrrE family metallo-endopeptidase codes for MAFIKRKNNSTSLSGVDTSDIKAPEQLLSLARKHNIEVNPLDIAALVYLLGISLRFEPMGDEESGKLHKCPKLSKWVMTINSLHHPNRQRFTMAHELGHHVLHGAISDEFIDKAFHRSNESNYIERQANEFAAELLMPKDDFIHFVSSESNVIEDIANNFQVSTMAVRVRAKQLGFTGHNL; via the coding sequence ATGGCATTTATTAAGCGTAAAAATAACTCTACTAGTTTAAGCGGAGTAGACACATCTGATATTAAAGCCCCAGAGCAACTTTTAAGCTTGGCTAGAAAACATAATATAGAGGTAAACCCATTAGATATTGCAGCTCTTGTTTACCTACTCGGCATTTCACTACGATTTGAACCTATGGGTGATGAAGAGTCTGGTAAGCTCCATAAGTGTCCTAAGTTATCTAAGTGGGTAATGACAATTAACTCACTACATCATCCGAATAGACAAAGGTTTACGATGGCTCATGAACTAGGGCATCACGTGCTTCATGGTGCTATTTCTGATGAATTTATTGATAAAGCATTTCATCGTTCCAATGAATCTAACTATATAGAAAGACAGGCTAATGAATTCGCCGCCGAGCTTCTAATGCCAAAAGATGATTTCATCCATTTTGTTAGCTCTGAATCTAATGTAATTGAGGATATAGCAAATAATTTTCAAGTTTCTACTATGGCTGTTAGAGTTAGAGCGAAGCAGCTCGGTTTTACGGGACATAACTTATGA
- a CDS encoding choice-of-anchor H family protein, translated as MKTPFQGTVSSLSIKTLMAAMMLAGTSAYAETAAGTQTGTPIGAPMVSAVGAQLSDKPDSSRYVDDAMASELKARVQQIQAVAAEPKTREQVTAQKETSAKLQRSRQQSYGVYHDFSFYNAFARLFEDRDYDGFHRSFSVTFDADVYSNYPDEQVPVYAELYLSRNGGDWVRYFTTETFYIRGANELDDYEVVTTLAQGYGTDHYDVLIDLYEVGYSDIVATISSDDTDGLYALPLESANYDQEEVVIEVEGGGSLSAGALALLALGACLRGRRQAARLNR; from the coding sequence ATGAAGACTCCATTCCAAGGCACAGTTTCTTCCCTGAGTATCAAAACCCTCATGGCAGCCATGATGCTGGCGGGCACCTCGGCCTATGCAGAAACAGCAGCAGGCACACAAACAGGTACGCCCATTGGTGCGCCCATGGTGTCGGCCGTGGGGGCTCAGCTCAGCGACAAGCCAGACAGCAGCCGCTATGTGGACGACGCCATGGCCAGTGAACTCAAGGCCAGGGTGCAGCAAATCCAGGCCGTGGCCGCCGAGCCCAAGACCCGTGAACAGGTAACGGCGCAGAAAGAAACCAGCGCCAAACTGCAGCGCAGCCGCCAGCAAAGCTATGGCGTGTATCACGACTTCAGTTTTTACAATGCCTTTGCCCGCCTGTTTGAAGACAGGGACTACGATGGCTTCCATCGCAGTTTTTCGGTGACCTTCGATGCGGATGTGTATTCCAACTATCCCGACGAGCAAGTGCCCGTGTATGCCGAGCTGTATTTAAGCCGCAACGGCGGTGACTGGGTGCGTTACTTCACCACAGAGACCTTTTACATTCGCGGCGCCAATGAGCTGGATGACTACGAAGTGGTGACCACCCTGGCCCAGGGCTATGGCACAGACCATTACGATGTGCTGATTGACCTCTATGAAGTGGGCTACAGCGACATAGTGGCCACCATCAGCTCCGACGATACCGATGGTCTGTACGCCCTGCCCCTGGAAAGTGCCAACTATGACCAGGAAGAGGTGGTGATTGAAGTAGAAGGCGGTGGCAGC
- a CDS encoding ATP-binding protein gives MSDPASRSKPAPKPAPLSRPRPTSGVIDRLSLKTRLFVSAAILVLLLLPALGIALFQAFERQALAGSRDELGALIYSVLAQTDVIDGKLEMPPFLNEPQFNVDGSGLYAEVRSGEGEVLWRSGSLIGHGAIDKLPSPAPGADAKVFGETTLNGEPLFVMSFTAVYESKGVDVPLSIHILKSQQRYREALTEFESSLWRYLLLALALLAVVLGLWLRWTLKPLSRFEAELKAVEHGDKERIDSNYPAELGPLVHQLNSLLTTEQNQRKRYRNALSDLAHSLKTPLAVLQSHPGLDEAVMEQVDSISHSISHQLKRAQSAGAASWHQGVEILPQAERLSRTLSKIHGDKGIDFELKLTADLVFKGDKGDLTELLGNLLDNACKAARSRVCLTATKHDGRLRLIVEDDGPGVDDSMREKIFERGIRADTYDKGHGIGLAIVRDLTDAYQGKLRVERSDLLGGARFEVSFPQ, from the coding sequence ATGTCAGACCCAGCCTCTAGGTCAAAGCCTGCGCCAAAGCCTGCGCCTTTATCTCGGCCAAGGCCAACCTCAGGCGTTATCGACCGCTTATCGCTGAAGACCCGCCTCTTCGTCAGTGCCGCCATTCTGGTGTTACTGCTGCTGCCTGCCCTCGGCATTGCCCTGTTTCAGGCGTTCGAGCGTCAGGCCCTGGCGGGCAGCCGCGACGAGCTCGGCGCCCTTATCTACTCGGTGCTGGCACAAACCGACGTGATAGACGGCAAGCTGGAAATGCCGCCTTTTCTCAACGAACCCCAATTCAATGTTGATGGCTCCGGCCTCTACGCCGAGGTGCGCTCAGGCGAAGGAGAGGTGCTGTGGCGCTCGGGCTCCCTGATTGGCCACGGCGCCATCGATAAGCTGCCCAGCCCCGCCCCCGGCGCCGATGCCAAGGTGTTTGGCGAAACCACACTCAACGGCGAGCCGCTGTTCGTGATGAGCTTTACCGCGGTGTACGAGAGCAAGGGCGTGGATGTGCCCTTAAGCATTCATATTCTGAAATCCCAGCAGCGTTACCGCGAGGCACTCACCGAGTTCGAGTCCAGCCTGTGGCGTTATCTGCTGCTGGCGCTGGCGCTGCTTGCGGTAGTACTTGGCCTGTGGCTGCGCTGGACCCTAAAGCCGCTGTCACGGTTCGAGGCCGAACTAAAGGCCGTCGAGCACGGCGACAAGGAGCGCATCGACAGCAACTACCCGGCGGAACTTGGGCCGCTGGTGCATCAGCTCAACTCGCTGTTAACCACAGAGCAAAACCAGCGCAAGCGTTACCGCAATGCCCTGTCTGACCTGGCCCACAGCTTAAAAACCCCACTGGCGGTGCTGCAAAGCCACCCGGGGCTGGATGAGGCCGTGATGGAGCAGGTGGACAGCATCAGCCACAGCATCAGCCATCAGCTGAAACGGGCCCAAAGCGCCGGCGCCGCCTCCTGGCACCAGGGGGTGGAAATCCTGCCCCAGGCCGAGCGCTTAAGTCGTACCTTAAGCAAAATCCACGGCGACAAGGGCATCGACTTCGAGCTTAAGCTCACGGCCGATTTGGTGTTCAAGGGCGATAAGGGCGATTTGACCGAGCTTTTGGGCAATCTTCTGGATAACGCCTGTAAGGCGGCTCGCTCACGGGTGTGTTTAACCGCCACCAAGCACGATGGCAGGCTGCGACTTATCGTCGAGGACGATGGCCCCGGGGTGGACGATTCGATGCGGGAGAAGATTTTTGAGCGCGGTATCCGCGCGGATACCTATGATAAGGGCCATGGGATTGGGCTCGCCATAGTCCGCGACCTGACAGACGCCTATCAGGGGAAGCTGCGGGTCGAGCGCAGTGATTTGCTCGGCGGAGCGAGGTTTGAGGTGTCGTTTCCTCAATGA
- a CDS encoding response regulator transcription factor, translated as MRLLLVEDDAALAANLGDHLRENLYSVDVAADGELGLFQGLEYDYDAAIIDVGLPKLDGISLVTKLRAEGREFPILILTARDSWEDKVEGLDAGADDYLTKPFHPRELASRLKALIRRSAGKASPIIENGPVTLNTASGEVLLGGERVSLSASEFRLLQFLMMHRGEVQSKTVLTEHIYDQDFDLDSNVIEVFIRRLRKKLDPDNQLGLIETLRGQGYRLNLLN; from the coding sequence ATGCGCCTGTTACTGGTTGAAGACGACGCGGCCCTGGCCGCCAATCTGGGGGATCACCTCAGAGAAAACCTCTACAGCGTGGATGTGGCCGCCGACGGCGAGCTGGGGCTGTTTCAGGGGCTGGAATACGACTACGACGCCGCCATTATCGACGTGGGCCTGCCCAAACTCGATGGGATCAGTCTGGTCACCAAGCTCAGGGCCGAGGGCCGCGAGTTCCCCATCCTTATCCTCACCGCCCGCGACAGCTGGGAAGACAAGGTCGAAGGCCTGGATGCCGGCGCCGACGACTACCTCACCAAACCGTTTCACCCACGGGAACTGGCCTCGCGCTTAAAGGCCCTTATTCGCCGCAGCGCCGGTAAGGCAAGCCCCATCATCGAAAACGGCCCCGTTACCCTCAATACCGCCAGCGGCGAAGTGCTGCTTGGTGGCGAGCGGGTCAGCCTATCGGCCTCGGAGTTCCGCCTCCTGCAATTTTTGATGATGCACCGGGGCGAGGTGCAGTCCAAAACCGTGCTCACCGAGCATATTTACGATCAGGACTTCGACCTCGACTCCAACGTGATTGAGGTGTTTATCCGCCGGCTGCGTAAAAAGCTCGACCCGGACAACCAGCTCGGGCTGATTGAAACCCTGCGCGGCCAGGGCTACCGGCTGAACCTGCTCAACTGA
- a CDS encoding PepSY domain-containing protein, whose protein sequence is MKHRFLLTILFGACLQLATPGTAMAKAYAQMNNQGQQQSLKVTSGDQAAGMAASRYPGRVLKVSRSQVGGNPGYRVKMVSNDGKVFYVSVDARTGRVGRD, encoded by the coding sequence ATGAAGCACCGGTTTTTGCTGACAATCCTGTTTGGCGCCTGTCTGCAACTGGCGACGCCGGGCACAGCCATGGCGAAGGCCTATGCCCAGATGAACAATCAGGGCCAGCAGCAGTCGCTTAAGGTCACCAGTGGCGATCAGGCCGCCGGTATGGCCGCCAGCCGCTATCCGGGCCGGGTGCTCAAGGTCAGCCGCAGTCAGGTGGGTGGCAACCCCGGCTACCGGGTCAAGATGGTCAGCAACGACGGCAAGGTCTTTTACGTATCTGTGGATGCCCGTACCGGACGGGTTGGGAGAGACTGA
- a CDS encoding sce7726 family protein has product MTEFQIKKRLIGYLLENNPSILLACELRFLDGRRRADVALIDNNLASGFEIKSENDSIDSLNEQLEDYKKYFDYVSVVCEKSNIAAIRNKINKNYGIILVTENSIKAIRKPKHFKLLSKRALLNSMDLTNLKEFDSYSKLSSKSKIIDILERKHSLSKIKEMSRTDLMKKLEYKNKLFQSEKMEEIFHEDILTLTRASPQKLS; this is encoded by the coding sequence ATGACAGAATTCCAGATAAAGAAAAGACTTATAGGATACCTTTTAGAAAATAACCCTTCTATTCTTTTAGCCTGTGAACTACGGTTTCTAGATGGGAGAAGGAGAGCTGACGTAGCATTGATCGATAATAACTTGGCGTCTGGATTTGAAATAAAGAGTGAAAATGACTCAATTGACTCATTAAATGAACAGCTAGAAGATTATAAAAAGTACTTTGACTATGTCAGTGTTGTTTGTGAGAAATCCAATATTGCCGCTATTAGAAATAAAATAAATAAAAATTATGGGATAATTTTAGTAACAGAAAATTCAATTAAAGCTATCAGAAAGCCAAAACATTTTAAACTATTGTCAAAAAGAGCGTTACTAAACTCAATGGACCTCACAAATCTAAAGGAATTTGACAGCTATTCAAAGCTTTCTTCAAAATCAAAGATTATTGACATTTTAGAAAGAAAACACTCACTTTCAAAAATAAAAGAAATGTCTAGAACAGACCTAATGAAAAAGCTGGAATACAAGAATAAACTCTTCCAATCTGAAAAGATGGAAGAGATTTTCCATGAAGACATTTTAACCCTTACGAGGGCGTCCCCCCAAAAATTAAGTTAA